The Brachypodium distachyon strain Bd21 chromosome 4, Brachypodium_distachyon_v3.0, whole genome shotgun sequence nucleotide sequence TGTTTTAATATTGTTGTACTTGTTGTACATCAAGCATATCTTTAGTATTGCTGGGTGACTGCAAAAAGTTTTACTTATCGCAGCATCGCCTGTATCCATGTAATGTTATACTTCTTCTCTGATACCAATAATCTTATTTTTACTCAGTGCCAAACACTGGGGATTCATCTCCTTCCAAGCAGTCAAGTTCCAAGCTTGGTACTCCTGGTCCAGATTTCTGGTCATGGTTACCACCAGTGGAAAATAGCAGTGAACCGAGAGAAAGCAATACTGGTTTAAAACCATCAAAGAAAGCCGAGTCCTTCTCCAGTCAACCTGATTTGTTGGAAAAGGAACGGTCAGCAGACTTTTTGTCACTTCCATTCGTGACCTCTTTCTTCGAGAAGAAGGAAGATCGATCTCTTCCTCCCTTCCAGTCATTTGCGGAGCCTGAAAATGTGGATTCTGAGGTCAAGCCAGCTGCTGATGCAGAGGAGGTATTCGAAACACAGTTTTCAAAAAATGCAGCTGAGGCGGCTAGAGCTCTTAGTACAAGTGATGAGAAGTCATCACATGGGATAGATCCAGATGGTTCGAAGTGGTGGAAGGAGACTGGTGTAGAACAAAGGCCCGATGGTGTTATTTGCAAATGGACTGTTATTAGGGGAGTTAGTGCTGATGGAGCTGTTGAATTTGAAGACAAGTATTGGGAGGCTTCAGACCGCTTTGAACATAAAGAATTAGGTTCTGAGAAGTCCGGGCGTGATGCCAGGGGCAATGTTTGGCGGGAATACTGGAAGGAGTCGATGTGGGAGGTAAATTTTTCTCTGTTTAGATATCATTATCTGCTCACTTTGTAGTGTTTGCAAAACCTACAGTTTATATTCAAGTAGTGCATGCAGTATTTCAAATGGTGCCTGCTCAAGTTACAGCACATGATTCACTGTGACCTAGTGGGAGGCAAACAAGCTGCATCTAGGCGATTACATGGCATACATGTATAGACATGTGACTCTACAACTGTCATGCTTCATACTTACAAAATGTGCACATCGTCCTTTCTCAATGCTTAGGCAGAGCTGTATGGTAATATTTGCTAATTCAGTGCCTCACCATAATTTAATCATACGTTTCATTTTAAACTGTTGCAGGATTCCACATCTGGGCTTATGCACATGGAGAAGACGGCAGATAAGTGGGGAAAGAATGGCAAAGGAGAGCAGTGGCAAGAGCAGTGGTGGGAGCAGTATGATTCAAGCGGCAAAGCTGAAAAATGGGCTGATAAATGGTGCAGCCTGGATCCTAATACACCGTTGGATGTTGGTCATGCTCATGTTTGGCATGAAAGGTATAAGAGTGTCAGTAGCTTTCTTCGGCATGCTATCTGTCCAATTAAATAATTCTccttgcaaaataaaataaaaacgaaTAGTTCAGCAACAATAGAATTCTGCTCGCATGCCTGTTATTCTACGACAGTTATGAAGTGCTGTTACTTCCACAGTTAAATATTTTATGGACAAATAGTTTCAAGTTTGTATTACTGAAACCTACTGGTTCATCCTCTTCAGGTGGGGTGAGACATATGATGGCAGCGGAGGCAGTGTGAAATACACTGACAAATGGGCTGAGCGTTCAGAGGGCGATGGATGGTCGAAGTGGGGTGACAAGTGGGACGAACACTTTGACCCGAATGGCCACGGTGTGAAACAGGGAGAAACCTGGTGGGAAGGCAAATACGGGGACCGGTGGAACCGCACCTGGGGCGAGGGGCACAACGGCTCTGGCTGGGTGCACAAGTACGgtaggagcagcagcggcgagcacTGGGACACACACGAGCCACAGGAGACATGGTATGAGAGATACCCGCACTTTGGCTTTGACCACTGCTTCGAGAACTCGGTCCAGCTCCGCTCTGTGCCTAAGCAGCCTCCAAAGAATCTGAAGCCCGGAAAAAGAGTAGATGCTTAGGAACATTTCTGCTACCGTCATAATCATCCCTGCAATGGAGTTAGTAGCTGGCTAATCATCCATGCCcatcttcatttttctttattttgctTTAGAGCGCGCCTTGCTTGTACCGGTAGTCCGGTACCATGACTCGCTTTGTGTCCTGTCCTGAACTGTGATAAGGTCAAAGTGAAAATGATAAGAGTTCTGAGCTATGGCATCAAGTATATATGCTCCAAGGCAATAGAAAGGTTACTGGTCCAAGTATTTCGAATTGCTTCTGTGGTCTGTGTTTGTCCCCTTCAGGGATGCAGGATGCCTAGATGGAAGTTCTGGAGGTAAAACTGAAGCCAGGATGGCTCTAGCTTTTATGCTAGTTAGCTTGATAATATAGAAGTAGTGATGTATATGTATGTTACTTCTACTTTTATGGCTTCAACTTAACAGTCAGGATTCAAGTGATGTTTactgtgcatgcatggaagaATGGATTGCTTCGTCTGGAAATATGAATGGCACTTATGAATTACAGTTGTGAAATTGCTTCCGAACCGAGGTCGGGACACTCAAGTGCCGTGATCTGTGTGTTGACATCACAGCCGCAGTTTCATCTGTCATATATCACATTATCAGTTGTAGTGCTTTTGTCAAAATGAATGCGGCAATTATAAAAAAATTCGAGAAATTTGTGTACAGATAAGGATGGATAAGTTACAAACCAAACTTCTGTATACATATAGAGAGCAATAAGTTACACAGAGTGAAATTTTACAGCCAGGGTGCACTTTCTTAGAATACTCTGCTTCATGGTTTTACCAGCCAGCCTCGTAGCTGCTCAAGTTTGTGAAAGGACTGCATGAGTTGCAACTGAAACTAAAAGTTAAGGAAAGAGGCTCCTCTACCAAACACATGCAGTTCAAGCTATGGAATCAATAGAGAAGCTGTGGAGATTGGATCATTGGAGAAGTACCAAACAGTGATACTGACTGGGAATACCTCCCGCAACACTGCAGACCATTTGAATCGTATGATCCCCTTCTCATTCAGCTTAACGAAGATGTAATCCATATTAGTGGTTCCTTGTCCACACACATTTGCGCTACTCCAATGCATCTTTTCATCTGTAGGCAGTCTATTTGTAGTAGTGATCCATGCCACTGCAAGATTCAGAGACAAAGTAAGAAACAGAGAATGATGCCTACTCCATGACAATATATTGCCATTCTGACAGTTCAAGGAAGCATGACATCTAAGAAGGCTTATGTTTTGCAGTACTCCACAACAAAATCTAGCATAGTTTTAATGGAATTAACGCAGGGGTGTGTAAGTATATTCTCCTTACGTCTTGAATTTGGGGCAAATCATTGTGTCCCATTTTTGCGATGGAAATATGGAGTGCAGGGTTCATTAGATAGGTTTAGAGGAATAATGCGCCACGAGGAGTTCTGAAATGACAGGTGGTGGCTCAAGCTACAAAACCGGCTCTACACCTCCCTTAGCAAACTAAGCTAGGGTATGAGCtatccctccgatcctaaagtCTTGTtgttagttcaaatttgtactaaaacaacgacaacaatgtAGTatcagagggagagagagaaaaaactaGAAATTCGCCTCCTGCCAATCAACTAGGGAAAAGAATATTTGTCATCAATCAATTATGAATAAATAACTATGGTTAAgattatcattttttttgggaaaaaaagCATCTCCCAACCTCTGAATtgattgatgcacacaaccatggTTAAATTATCTTGTTctatatttttcaaaatacatgTTCTAGTTGTTTAGTATGAATTAAGAACCAAGACAAGAGAAGCGACGACTGATGCATCCGGATTCCGGACGTCTTCCCATTGCAATGATTGCATGGTGTGCACTAACAAGGTAACACTTTCTACTATGGATGTAAAACTACCAATGAGCATTAACAAGGTGTATGGCTTAAATGGATCCGTTTTAGGAAGGTGGCCACAagttatatatgtgtaaaaatAAGGAAAGGGAgtagaaatttcaaatttgatatcCAAGTAAAATCTCTATTTCAGTCTGGGAATTGCAAATTCACTCACCAATTCAATTAATTATAAAATGAGAGGCTGGAGAATACTGCATGCATCTAAGGCAATTCGGTAGGTTGAATTTGAGTCCTGTATCAAGTACTATTATAACAACGCACAAATATACATAACTAAAGTCAGTGTACCCTTTTTTTGAGGGATCTAAAGTCAGTGTAGCTTATCTTGAAGTTGCGGTGCACGGGCTCAGGACTAGTATGATGAATTAtatctactctctccgattctaaattattgtcgttgttttagtaatTTGATTCTGCCAATGCAACGGAGTTGGGTCCTCATATCGATCTGATCCGAATGAATGAATATTTCTTCATAGGTCAACCCTTGCCTATTAGACAAGAGGATAGCAAGTTCGATATTCTGTCTGGGCAGGACATGGATTTCTATTACTATCAAATTCACAAATGAAAATGAAGATGAAGTAGTTAATGGGAGGGCTACCATTTCTTGTATGTGTTTCTAAGAGAAGTAATTTGCTCTCATGTTTCAAGGTCTCAAAGAAGAGGCATGGAAACAAATAGAAACTCTTAATGGAATTgaaaagaatttaggatcaaagGGAGTAGAAGATTTCTTTTCTACCGTACCCAATGCTCCATATATACTtgttttaataaaataaaatccttatatgAGCCGGGCCATAATCCTACGTgtcgacgaccaagtcaacaaactCTAAGAATCGGTCAATTTACCAACAAGGCATAGTCATGTCAACTAGacaccggtcaaaggagtcaacaTGTCAAACCCCTCATGCTATGGTCAAAGGGGAAGAGGAGCTTGAGTATGGGCCAAAAAAGATGTagggatgaggcttttggtccatggtggaccatggatcAACCCCTACTTTTcccacttggtgcacacaaaagctatggaccaagaATCATTTTTTACCACTTTGCCTCCACTTTTCTcactccctcaagggtaggcAAGGTCTTTTGTCATATACCCCTAGACTATAAATATCCCCCATGGGgacatgtatcattcactctcaacttgaataagatcaaaggggagatggctagagcaacctaaggagcccgctctcgagtgcttgggtcgagcctagtctcgactcaACCTCGGGGACGCACCTtaggaagcctagtttcgaggttccggcTCGTCTAGTATGgtctcgactcgaagtagagggattgAGTTAGAGTCCtgagggtatcccaacctcgctacttgggaagacgagttcgggcCAAGTCCGAGACGGTCCCGAAAGATCTCTCGCTATAGGTGACTTGGAAAGACGAGTTCGGTccaagcacttggctaacgacccccttgAAGCCTCTcataacataggactaagtcgtacccgcagggtcgactgaacctattcaaaaaacatggacgtgtcaacttgtccaagtgtacgacgATTTTCGTATAAGGCcagcgtacacgccctacgtACTATtctcgcacttgtgccattgagcattggcaccccttactcttgttgttttctaaaacaatgacaataCTAAAATGgagtactctctccattccgaaacaagtgacgtggatttgtatagcaTACTCcgtccgtcccatattaagtgactcaaatttgaccaaatatgaatgtatttatactgaaaaacgtctagatacatactctctccatttcacaaaggtttgtgtattttgtttcgtcaAAATAATCCTTTGACCATGGGCGGAGCCACCGTGCGGACACCTAGGGCACGTGCCCGGGCTTGCCGGCACGGGCTCTCGGAGCTCCGATGAGCAGCCATGGCGGATCGGCTGTCTCAGGATTGACGGTGCCCCTGAGAACGAAGCCTGGATCTGTTTCTTTATTTGAGGGGCGATCTGTTTTTTCTGGGCCAAACCGTTatctccttctctccctccGACTGGACGTCTTGGCCTCTTCGTTTTTCTGGGCCTGGTCAAGCTTGGGCTTGGCCTGGTCGGTCTCGACTTAGCCCGAGCGAGCCTGAGGCCGAACGATCGATCCCAGCGTCGTCTCCCTCGATCAGTGATGCGTTTGTTCGTTTCCGCACGAGAAAAAAGCTTCGGCTGCCGCTTCCTCTCCCAAAACCCCAATGACCAATCAAAAATCCCCACAACACTCTGCCAAGGAAGTAAATACCTTCAGGAATCAGGCTACCGGCTACCGCGCGGGCAGATGGCAGACGGCTCAGGCCGGGCAGCACCTCATACGCCCACGCATATATGGAAATTCCGGTGGGACTTCAACTCCAGAagcaagcagcagccggcCAAGAGGAGGCATCAGACAACTTGGTTTGCTAATTTACGCTTCATGGAGGCATGGAGGGTCCGCTTAGCCGGTTTGCTAATTTTCACCCTCCCTCTTCTAATACGAGTGATTGAGAGTTTGAGACGTTGGCTTGTTCAAATTAAATTGGGTTCTCCTATCAACTAAAAATTGTCTCAATTttggaacaaaacaaaaatcctaATTTGAGATAAACCGTTCAAACCAATTTTGGAACCcaatatttttcaaaatgtCAACATTACCACTTATATTTTGGTATTATGTACCGTTATTTGGGATTGGTAAGTTatgaaattttgttttagCTTGTGCTGTGCCCAGGCTTTGCCGAATTGCTGGCTCCGCCTATGCCTTTGAGCAAGatttactctattaatatgtaagttatatgatatgaaaccatgatcattagtAAGAATTTTTAGAGACAAAcccattgatataaatttcatgtatgaaaaaacacatatcaatagtTTTTATTAGTCAAAGCTtcgtcttaacgaaacaaaacaCGTCAAACTTTGTAAAATTGAGAGAGTAtaatattttgtcacttaatatggaacggagggagagTAGATTCTTATGAaaatccacatcacttatttgGGACAGCGAAGGGTATTATCGACTTTTCACATTTTACTTAAGAAAAACATAATTTTCTCCTTTGCCCCGTTCGATCCGGTTGCTCGAGCCTATCTcctccagcgccggcgccatACTCCAGCACCGCCCTCGCCCTCATCGCAGCGGCCGCTCCCTCCTCCAGCGcgctgcagcagccgccgccctctCACAACGTCCGTCGccctcgcgccgcctccgccgtcctccgcgcctcgcgccgccgacctcctccagTGCGTCGTCTCCGTCCTCCTCGCAGCAGCCGCCGACCTGCTTCAGCGCGACGCCGCCCTCCTCGaacgcgccggcggcggcggcgccctccgtACATGCTGCCCTCCGTGTCGCTTGCCGGCGCTGTCCTCGCAGCAGCCTCCGCTGGAGCTCTGGTacgtccttttcttttctcaataTTGGATTATTACACCTATTTCTTGATACTCCATCTAGTTTTGAGATGATCCTCCATGCATCCTAATTGGAGTATTAGGGAGTAACAGGTAATCTGAGCCCTTAGATTAAGAAAATAGACGGTTCATATTAATTGGACGGTACTGTAGAAGAGCTCATCTAGAAACCAGTCAGGAACAGGGACATGCATAGTACTCCCAACTCCCAAGCTAATGAGTTGTATTAAAGAAGACATAACATACTGTGATTATGACCTTACTTCACACTTATTCCCAAGCTTCAtcaatctttttttgttttgatgaCAGGTCCACCCTACAAATACAACAGTGAAAGCAAAAAAACTGAGATTGTAGAGTGCAAACTTGAGACTGCACACAAATGATGCATCGAAATCATTAAAGCTatctctctaaaaaaatcataaaagcTAATTGAAAAACATGCAGGTCCATCAAATTCATAACGAGAAACAACTTCAGCTGGACCAGCCACCAGGCCGACAGCACCACATGTCCATCTCAAAGTACTCCCccttcctaaatataagatgttacAGTTTTGTTTTAAGCTCAAAGTTTGGCcaattttatagaaaaatctatcagCATCCACCTTATCATGATTTGTAtgttcatagtatacttatttattgtagatattagtaTATTTTCTATAAATCTAGTCAAACTTTCAGAACaaaactacttcctccgtccaacaaaggatgtctcacgcatctatacactaagccatgtctagatacatccaaattttgacaaacttaagacatcttttgttggacggagggagtagaacgtTTTATGTTTAAGAACGGATATAGTAGTTACACTTTGGCGCTATATCTTCTACTACCactacagaagaaaaaaagtgcAACTCATGTCTTTCCTATTCCTGTGTAGCTTTTGGCAGTGGTGTACCCATAGGGTGGACAGGGGGACCACTGAGAAATTTCTTTATGCCTTAGGTATATCATAGGATTAtaggaaaaatagaaaacaacataaataaataaatttttaAACAGTGTCATTGTTGGACCATCCTGACCCATTGGGCTGGATACGCCACTGGCTTTAGGGAATGCCTAAACCCCGTGCATGATTTCAGGATCATGACCAAATGCTCCCAAGCAAAAATTCATGTCTGCTAATACTCGAGAAAAGGTTTCGCGGCCGTGTGTTCCTGGGTAAAATTGGAAAAGTTGCAGATCCTAGCACATATATACACAATCCTTTCTAATTCATGTAGGCGATCATTTATAGGATTTAAGGAATTAAAGACAAATTTGGATATTCTTACAGTTCTCTTTTGCATTCGGACCGCATCTTTGTCTtgtatgtttattttattGGTGTGCTTAAAACCCACTAAAGTGCTACCACTCAGTTTTGGTTCACGGTCTATCTCTGGCCTTGCATTTGCAGTGTTGGCTTGCTTCACTGTGAACTCCATTGTCGTCGGTTGCTGCTTTGCGCTCTTCCCTGGGATCAACAAGGTGTGCGCTGATCGGACCTAAAGAGCAAGTAAATTAGAAAAATGTGGTCGGGTTTTAGTTCTTAAAATCCTTTGTGTATAATAGCAATAACATAAATAGAGAAAATGGCTAATTTAGTTTTCCTACATCTGGTCACAAGATTTGAGGAATTAAAGATAAATTTGGATATTCTTACATTTTCATTTTGCATTTGGACTGCATCTTCATCTTGTATGTTTCTTGTGTTGGCACGGTTAGAACTGGCTGAAGTGTCGCCTCTCAGTTTGTCTTCATGATCTACCTCCAATCTTGTATGTATGGTGTTGGTTTGCTCCAGTATTATTTCAGCTATTGCCTGTTGCTGCACCGTGCTCTTGCTCGGTCTCCATGTGCTAGTCATCATTTGGACCTGAATGACAAGTATATTAA carries:
- the LOC100825548 gene encoding uncharacterized protein LOC100825548, with protein sequence MATNSAAAPITPAAAAPHLHPSHLLLLHGRRGAGRRGAARVVRAAVSGDGAGRGGARTGAGSPSYLDMWKKAVDRERRSAELAYRLQSSPPPPADPEAEASAPAPDVARRTARFEEMLRVPREERDRVQRTQVIDRAAAALAAARAVLKDPPQQNPPPPPPPPMQEQKPGTDVELEGSGDGLGSWKAPGGSDWSSSSLAEVEPPPAPSQSAKVPNTGDSSPSKQSSSKLGTPGPDFWSWLPPVENSSEPRESNTGLKPSKKAESFSSQPDLLEKERSADFLSLPFVTSFFEKKEDRSLPPFQSFAEPENVDSEVKPAADAEEVFETQFSKNAAEAARALSTSDEKSSHGIDPDGSKWWKETGVEQRPDGVICKWTVIRGVSADGAVEFEDKYWEASDRFEHKELGSEKSGRDARGNVWREYWKESMWEDSTSGLMHMEKTADKWGKNGKGEQWQEQWWEQYDSSGKAEKWADKWCSLDPNTPLDVGHAHVWHERWGETYDGSGGSVKYTDKWAERSEGDGWSKWGDKWDEHFDPNGHGVKQGETWWEGKYGDRWNRTWGEGHNGSGWVHKYGRSSSGEHWDTHEPQETWYERYPHFGFDHCFENSVQLRSVPKQPPKNLKPGKRVDA